Within the Populus trichocarpa isolate Nisqually-1 chromosome 14, P.trichocarpa_v4.1, whole genome shotgun sequence genome, the region TTAGCTTCCTCACTCGGCTACATGgaagataatattattattgggtTTTGTTAATTTAGCCAGACTAGCATTAACTTGACCACGCAATTAGTCGCATCAAATCACATGACAAAGCAAGGTTCTCTACCTGGTTTTCACACGTGGAATTAATTATCCATCTCCTCCTCTAATAATTGAATAGATGGAGTCAGCTGTTTCGATAAGCAAAAGTTGACTAAAAAACAACtccaagattttttaaaaatcatgagaTTGCATGCTAATATAATCTTCGGgtttttagttgattcttgccCTGTTCTCTTCGAAgaaaaaggatatatatatatatatatatatatatatatcttcaagAAGATCTATCGAGTTCAAGGAACCAAGCACAAAGACAAGTGGCCCAGGCAACCCGACTTGCCTAACTCGAGTCCTTCAAGTGGAGAGACAGTATGTCATTACATGCGAAGTGCACGTTAGACGATGAACTACGTATTACGTGTCCACCCGCAAGCTTATCCAGAGAGGAGAggttttaatttgtaataaaacaaTGCCACCGAGTACACCTGCCAATGAGTTGGCTCAGAGGTATACTTGTCTAGTTAGAGCGTGTGCTTGTTCGACGCTGACTGTACAGTGTCTTTGGAAAATTCCAATTTGCAATTTTTCATAAACATTTTCATCCTTTTGTGTCTTATGTGCGAGAGTAGTGGATTCTGTTTTTGGAtgaattttacttgaaaatatgttaaattaatattttttaatatatttttaataattttaatatgttaatatcaaaaataaaaaaaacttaaaaaaattattttaatatattttcaaataaaatttagttttgaaaagTTAAACACACATGAATTCTAATATGCttgttttaaatgatttttagattattttagtgtactgaattaattttaatttttttttctagacaaGGTTTAAACAGATaatcatattgttttaaaaaatatttttcttataaatttttctaagatccaatgttattttatgaaataGCTTAATAATATATGGTCATTATCATTTataaacaaacaattaattaaattataactaGGTCTAATCGCATCTTCAACACCATTTATATGTAAACAATGTTGCCCTTGGAGAAGCTAAAAACATGGAATCCAATCTTGCATGTTAAGACAACATTCCAGAACTTCAACTACAAGTTAGGAGAGCTCAATCAATCACATTagacatttttaattttaatccactttaggtgaaaaaagaaaaacataaatatgccACGTATTTAAGGAAACATTTACACGCGCTGTCTGCAAGCGTGGAATTTTAAAACCTAGGACTTTCCGTTTTCACAATGCTGCACTGCTGCTCACCACTGGATAAGATTCCAGTTTGTCCACCTCAAAAATACGGGAGCAGCTGAATCATCACAAACTCAACTGTACCAAACCAGCTCTAAGTTTTAACCACTATTCGACTCCATATAAGTACCTAACACTATCTCAAATTCAGGGCCCACTGTTCCTTTTCTTGTCACCTTCAACTTTCGTGACCCATTAATTTTGTACCCAAATTCTTGGCTGAAAGTTTCTATCTTGGATCAAAATCAGGGTTTTGGATTTAAGgggatttgttttctttctttcttttttgatggGTGCTAATTTATCTTGCGCTACTTTGTGTGATACAAATGGAGAGGGTCCTTCTTCGAAGCCAAGGCTTGGTGACATACCAGAGAGTTGCTTAGCATTAGTTCTAATGCACTTGGACCCACCTGATATCTGCAAATTGGCTCGCCTGAATCGGGCTTTTCATGGTGCTTCTTCAGCTGATTTTATATGGGAATCAAAGTTGCCTTCAAATTATAAGTTTATATGTGAGAAAGTGTTAGATGAGAAGACTGTAGTGGGTTTGGAAAAGAAAGATGTTTATGCCAGGATGTGCAGGCCTAATCCTTTTGATGGTGGCACAAAGGTATGTCTCTTTCTGTCTTTGAATTCCCGTGTATGTTTTGTTTAGAATAAGATTGGATGGTTTGGCCTTTTACAGGAGGTATGGCTGGATAAGAAAACTGGTGGGGcttgcttttcaatttcttcaaaggGGTTGGCTATTACTGGGATTGATGACAGGAGATACTGGAATCACATTTCTACTGAAGAATCaaggtgatatatatatatatatatatataaaacaaataaattttcgTTTTCATTGGATTGTCAGATGCAATGGGACACAGAGAAAATATTGTCTAAGGAAAACTTCAGACAATCAAGCTTTTTTTGGTGGTTTGGCATGATGCCTTCTGTgcaatcaaatttcaaattctttGCTTTTATGATAGCAAGTTTGtacatttgaataaaatcaatttcatttccACAAATTGCTATTTGCACTTATTAGAGATTGTTCATTCTATGTACtgatatattttagtttattgaaTTGAGTTGCCGTTATTGAATTTAGTCTGacactatttaatttttcattcaacaaCATACCAGCAAAGAGAGAATTCTGTTTATTTAGAACAATTTAAACTATGTATTTATTATCCTGCTTATGGTTGTCTTTATGTCTTTGGACTCTGAATGCTAGAAGGAACATTGGACTGATATATTGTTCCTCTTTCTGGATTTAGATTCCACACAGTTGCATATCTTCAACAGATTTGGTGGTTTGAAATAGATGGAGAGTTCGAGTTTGAATTTCCGAAAGGGATGTATAGCCTATTCTTCAGACTCCAGCTTGGCAGGTCCTCAAAGAGAATGGGTCGTAGAGTTTGTAACTCTGAGCACATCCACGGCTGGGATATAAAACCTGTAAGATTCCAGCTAACAACTTCTGATGGTCAACGTGCAGCATCCAAATGCTTTTTGGACAACCCCGGGAATTGGGTTTACTACCATGTTGGGGATTTTGTTGTCGATCGTCCAAGCGAattaatgaagatcaaattttcaATGACTCAGATTGATTGCACTCACACCAAAGGAGGTCTGTGTGTTGACGCCGCC harbors:
- the LOC7464895 gene encoding F-box protein PP2-A13, encoding MGANLSCATLCDTNGEGPSSKPRLGDIPESCLALVLMHLDPPDICKLARLNRAFHGASSADFIWESKLPSNYKFICEKVLDEKTVVGLEKKDVYARMCRPNPFDGGTKEVWLDKKTGGACFSISSKGLAITGIDDRRYWNHISTEESRFHTVAYLQQIWWFEIDGEFEFEFPKGMYSLFFRLQLGRSSKRMGRRVCNSEHIHGWDIKPVRFQLTTSDGQRAASKCFLDNPGNWVYYHVGDFVVDRPSELMKIKFSMTQIDCTHTKGGLCVDAAFVYPSSIGSEICKMNKLAGQH